The following are encoded together in the Hydrogenoanaerobacterium saccharovorans genome:
- a CDS encoding Ig-like domain-containing protein, with translation MVTDLKYLQKATIKSDVVSLTIEEAQQADRKIIKVADMPSQSVKNYINANGLNLPKEVAVTLSDNSQKQLGVAWDTSNYDNSIPEDYLLTGNLVMEQGIINPEHLTAKIKITVCDDLGHSFRDDLINSLDNAYTSLKCIPLRTEYKEHLIKEILKAEAVLDTKNPTSRDYITVNRTLSKIAEDMPDKVWYFTSPEYADLDDIEHWVKHLPNLIEIAMFTQESRDRLAGEINKYQLELEKLTKTEPEYDDENDDESKMLVYNQWLEQVQDTYKSLTADVKKLEPVRPTGYPGKYGLNNLLKIAREKTACGKYTQESLKKLNEAIKTAQVVFDNEKADSEQVIDAEWALRDTIDSLEEDPNASKPSNGGGSGGGGSSRRRGSSGGSGGSGGGSSDGGNYVQPQTGTVWDINNSLTKSKYGINVTINADDKLNTAFLSELMAHKQKSVTLKCDWYNWDFYGTSIENTMPEVVWFDTTISTVTPNHAQISKLTGKNDTTVLHFAHQGKLAGKTKITVDIDKYANKKMFVYQYNAAKARLELVQANVNVNASGVMAFTITEGADYIISPTAIKGAVIVPKPVPKPVKKTAAKPAPKK, from the coding sequence GTGGTTACAGACCTTAAATATTTGCAAAAAGCAACAATTAAGAGTGATGTGGTATCACTGACGATAGAAGAAGCTCAGCAAGCCGACAGAAAAATTATTAAAGTGGCTGATATGCCATCGCAAAGCGTGAAAAATTACATAAACGCAAACGGATTGAACCTGCCAAAAGAAGTCGCTGTTACGCTAAGTGATAACAGCCAAAAACAGCTTGGTGTTGCGTGGGATACCTCTAATTATGATAATAGTATTCCGGAAGATTATTTACTAACGGGTAATTTGGTAATGGAGCAAGGTATTATTAACCCTGAGCATCTTACAGCCAAAATTAAAATAACTGTTTGTGATGACCTTGGACATTCCTTTAGGGACGATTTAATCAATTCCTTAGATAACGCTTACACCTCATTAAAATGTATTCCACTAAGAACAGAGTATAAAGAGCATCTGATAAAAGAGATTTTAAAAGCGGAAGCCGTTTTGGATACTAAAAATCCCACTTCGCGAGACTATATTACTGTAAATCGTACTTTATCAAAAATAGCAGAAGATATGCCTGATAAAGTTTGGTATTTTACTAGCCCAGAGTATGCAGATTTGGATGACATTGAACACTGGGTTAAGCATTTACCCAATCTGATAGAAATAGCGATGTTTACCCAAGAAAGCAGAGACCGTTTAGCAGGGGAAATAAATAAGTATCAATTAGAATTAGAAAAACTAACAAAAACAGAACCCGAATATGACGATGAAAATGATGATGAATCTAAAATGCTTGTTTATAATCAATGGCTGGAACAAGTTCAAGATACTTATAAATCTCTTACAGCAGATGTTAAAAAATTAGAACCGGTGCGACCAACAGGATATCCGGGCAAATATGGATTAAATAATCTTTTAAAAATTGCACGCGAAAAAACTGCTTGCGGCAAGTATACGCAAGAAAGCCTTAAGAAACTAAACGAAGCAATCAAAACTGCACAAGTCGTATTTGATAACGAAAAAGCAGACTCTGAGCAAGTTATTGATGCTGAGTGGGCGCTAAGAGATACAATCGATTCGCTAGAAGAAGACCCAAATGCGAGCAAACCCTCAAACGGTGGTGGATCCGGCGGAGGTGGTTCCAGTAGAAGACGCGGTTCATCCGGCGGTTCCGGTGGTTCGGGCGGAGGCTCAAGTGACGGGGGAAACTATGTGCAGCCTCAAACCGGTACAGTCTGGGATATCAACAACAGCCTGACAAAATCGAAGTACGGCATCAACGTTACCATCAACGCCGATGATAAACTGAATACGGCTTTTTTAAGTGAATTGATGGCACATAAACAAAAATCAGTGACGCTGAAATGTGACTGGTATAACTGGGATTTTTACGGCACGAGCATCGAAAACACCATGCCCGAGGTGGTTTGGTTTGACACCACCATCAGCACGGTGACGCCCAATCATGCGCAAATCAGCAAGCTGACAGGCAAAAACGATACCACTGTTTTGCACTTTGCTCACCAAGGCAAACTGGCGGGTAAAACAAAAATCACCGTTGATATTGATAAATACGCCAACAAAAAAATGTTCGTTTACCAATACAATGCTGCTAAAGCGCGCTTGGAACTGGTGCAAGCCAATGTAAATGTGAATGCAAGCGGTGTCATGGCATTTACCATTACAGAGGGTGCGGACTATATCATCAGTCCAACAGCCATAAAAGGCGCGGTAATTGTACCCAAACCTGTGCCCAAACCCGTCAAAAAAACAGCAGCCAAACCTGCACCAAAAAAATAA
- a CDS encoding pyridoxamine 5'-phosphate oxidase family protein — protein MQHRMKTHQLTQEQIDNLLSQTQTGCLATLNANGSPYVTPIHFLYHDNAIYIHGLPKGQKIDNIKANPNVSMTVYEMDGLLLDPDGKPCDTNTKYQSVIMMGTAVLLEDLEQKKRVLHGIVEKYTPQLADKPLPENMVKGTAVIKIDIVEITGKYYD, from the coding sequence ATGCAGCATAGAATGAAAACCCACCAGTTGACCCAAGAACAGATAGACAATTTGCTATCCCAAACACAAACAGGTTGCCTTGCAACACTAAACGCCAATGGATCACCTTATGTTACACCCATTCATTTTCTGTATCATGATAATGCAATTTATATTCACGGATTGCCAAAAGGGCAAAAGATTGATAACATCAAAGCAAACCCCAACGTGAGTATGACCGTATATGAAATGGATGGTTTGTTGCTTGACCCAGATGGCAAGCCCTGCGATACCAACACGAAATATCAAAGTGTTATTATGATGGGAACGGCGGTTTTGCTTGAAGATTTAGAGCAAAAAAAGAGAGTTCTTCATGGAATTGTTGAAAAATACACGCCGCAACTTGCCGACAAGCCCTTGCCTGAAAATATGGTAAAGGGCACTGCTGTTATCAAAATAGACATCGTTGAAATTACCGGAAAATACTATGATTGA
- a CDS encoding dicarboxylate/amino acid:cation symporter, which produces MKSNTVEQSEKKKFRLGLVSKLLIGILLGILIGSFLPEGLIRVVITFSTLFSSFLKFVIPLMILAFVTMGIADLSQGAGKLLGITASISYASTLLSGSIAFFVAINLFPKFISADVINSIGDPEAGMLAPYFSVPIAPIMEVTAAVVLAFLLGLCISSMRGKEIGDTTYNFMNEFSKIINRVLNTAIIPLLPFYIMGTFANMTVSGQTFTILSVLWKVFLVVISLHLLYLLFLFVVSGTTCKKNVIQMLKNQVPGYLAAIGTQSSAASIPVNLTCAENNGVSKEIRNFVIPLCANIHMAGSMITITCCVTSVLLMSNMPINLGIIVPFIMTLGIAMVASPGAPGGSIMSALPFLPMVGIGSDSALASLLIALYITQDSFGTACNVSGDNAIAVIIDTIYNKYIKKSEPAKNAEAVK; this is translated from the coding sequence ATGAAAAGCAACACTGTGGAACAAAGCGAAAAGAAGAAATTTCGACTGGGATTAGTGTCGAAACTCTTAATCGGTATCCTGTTGGGTATTCTCATCGGCAGCTTTTTACCGGAGGGACTTATCCGCGTAGTTATCACGTTTTCTACGTTGTTCAGCTCGTTTTTGAAATTTGTAATTCCACTAATGATTTTAGCTTTTGTTACAATGGGCATTGCAGACTTAAGCCAAGGTGCAGGCAAGCTGTTGGGCATCACCGCAAGCATCTCGTATGCCTCTACTTTACTATCGGGCAGTATCGCCTTTTTTGTAGCGATTAATCTATTCCCCAAATTCATCAGTGCCGACGTAATCAACTCGATTGGCGACCCCGAGGCGGGAATGCTTGCACCCTATTTTTCGGTGCCGATTGCACCCATTATGGAGGTAACCGCCGCAGTGGTTCTTGCATTCTTGCTGGGGCTTTGCATCAGCTCTATGCGAGGCAAAGAGATTGGCGACACGACATACAACTTCATGAATGAGTTCTCGAAGATTATCAACAGAGTGCTCAACACCGCTATTATCCCGTTGCTGCCGTTTTACATCATGGGCACATTCGCAAATATGACCGTAAGCGGACAAACCTTTACCATTTTGTCTGTTCTTTGGAAGGTATTCTTAGTCGTTATCTCTTTGCATCTGCTCTACTTGCTGTTTTTGTTCGTTGTATCGGGCACTACCTGCAAAAAGAATGTAATCCAAATGCTGAAAAATCAAGTTCCCGGCTACTTGGCAGCCATCGGCACACAATCCTCGGCAGCGTCTATCCCTGTTAACCTTACCTGTGCAGAAAACAATGGCGTTAGCAAAGAGATTCGCAACTTTGTCATTCCTTTGTGCGCCAACATCCATATGGCAGGCAGTATGATTACCATTACCTGCTGTGTCACCAGTGTTTTGTTGATGAGCAATATGCCGATCAATCTTGGCATTATTGTGCCGTTTATTATGACACTTGGCATCGCTATGGTTGCTTCTCCCGGCGCACCCGGCGGTTCGATTATGTCGGCATTGCCGTTCCTGCCGATGGTTGGTATCGGCTCAGACAGCGCACTTGCAAGCCTGCTGATTGCACTTTACATCACACAAGATAGTTTTGGCACAGCATGCAATGTTTCGGGCGATAACGCCATTGCAGTAATCATCGATACCATTTATAACAAGTACATTAAAAAGTCTGAACCTGCTAAAAACGCTGAAGCTGTAAAATAG
- a CDS encoding glycerol dehydrogenase, protein MARIKLMRAPLKYVQGENALYQFYAETKDLGKRFLFICSNSGHKSCHAKIEKSFENTDCSRIYEVFGGVSSVGEIEKMRSIVKQNNIEVVVGVGGGSAIDTAKATAFYEHVPVVIVPTVCATDAPCTGLSVIYNDDGTFNSYLFYPRNPEAVIVDSKVIANAPAKFLVAGMGDALATYFEARACVRTDAPSLENGGVSRSATALCKLCYETLLEYGAQAKIACEQKLLTPALEAVIEANTYLSGVGADNGGLAVAHSVYNGFTALQECDATMHGSIVAFGTITQLILEAAPKHEINEVMDFCHSVGLPLTLKELGVTDNSRVMIAAEKACASGETIHNMVGDVTPEQLYSALLTADMLGKEYLKQHN, encoded by the coding sequence ATGGCAAGAATTAAACTTATGCGTGCACCGCTTAAATATGTACAGGGAGAAAACGCTCTCTACCAGTTTTATGCTGAAACAAAGGATTTGGGCAAACGCTTTTTGTTCATCTGCTCGAACAGCGGACACAAAAGCTGCCATGCAAAAATTGAAAAGAGCTTTGAAAATACAGATTGCAGCCGTATCTACGAGGTGTTCGGCGGCGTCAGCTCAGTAGGCGAAATTGAAAAGATGCGCAGCATCGTAAAACAAAACAACATCGAAGTGGTTGTCGGCGTAGGTGGCGGTTCTGCCATCGATACCGCAAAAGCAACCGCTTTTTACGAGCATGTCCCCGTTGTGATTGTACCCACCGTATGCGCCACCGATGCCCCCTGCACCGGTCTATCGGTTATTTACAACGACGATGGCACATTTAACAGCTACCTGTTCTACCCCAGAAACCCCGAGGCAGTTATTGTAGACAGCAAAGTGATTGCAAATGCCCCTGCTAAATTTTTGGTTGCAGGTATGGGCGACGCATTGGCTACCTATTTTGAGGCGCGCGCTTGTGTAAGAACCGATGCACCGAGCCTCGAAAACGGCGGCGTTTCGCGCTCTGCAACCGCGTTGTGCAAGCTTTGCTACGAAACTCTGCTGGAATACGGTGCTCAGGCAAAAATTGCGTGCGAGCAAAAGCTGCTCACCCCTGCTTTGGAGGCAGTTATTGAGGCAAACACCTATTTGAGCGGTGTTGGTGCAGATAACGGCGGACTGGCTGTGGCACACTCGGTGTACAACGGCTTTACCGCCCTGCAGGAGTGCGATGCCACGATGCATGGAAGCATTGTTGCGTTCGGCACGATTACCCAGTTGATTTTAGAGGCAGCACCGAAGCACGAGATCAACGAAGTGATGGATTTCTGCCATTCGGTTGGTCTGCCCCTCACGCTCAAAGAGCTTGGCGTTACCGACAACTCCAGAGTGATGATAGCCGCAGAAAAAGCCTGCGCCTCAGGCGAAACCATCCACAACATGGTGGGCGATGTAACACCTGAACAGCTTTACAGCGCTTTGCTCACCGCAGATATGCTCGGCAAAGAATACTTAAAACAACACAACTAG
- a CDS encoding sugar transferase translates to MNSKKQYKRLIMLFTSFTILAIITALWGFIWYTYYDDAIWFPFFRKGNWLVIAVYSLLSFTFTNIYGGYKIGFLKRGDVIYSSILSALFVNGVTYLQISLMGRHFLSVFPMIILTVADIVCILIWAVSAHNLYQKLYPPHKMLVIFGKGSAESLINKMNTRTDKYEIAEMVNIEDGIDNVFERIVDYDSVIICDVKAEARNRILKYCFDNSIRTYLTPKISDTIVRGATENHLFDTPLLLCRNLGLTFEQQLIKRLFDLLFASIALLLCFPFMVLTAIAIKLYDRGPVFYKQLRFTKDGRVFPLYKFRSMIVDAENQSGACLASKNDVRITPIGRFIRKLRIDELPQFINILKGDMSVVGPRPERPEIAQQYEETIPEFRFRLKVQAGLTGYAQVLGKYNTTPYDKLKLDLMYIERYSILLDIKLILMTIKILFMPSSTEGVDEVPSDECKQGELDVQESLIEK, encoded by the coding sequence ATGAATAGTAAAAAACAATATAAGCGCCTCATTATGCTCTTCACTTCTTTTACAATACTTGCCATTATTACAGCGCTTTGGGGTTTTATTTGGTATACATACTACGATGACGCTATATGGTTTCCCTTCTTTCGCAAGGGCAACTGGCTTGTTATTGCTGTTTATTCGCTGTTATCTTTTACGTTTACCAATATCTACGGCGGCTATAAAATCGGATTTCTCAAACGCGGGGATGTTATTTACTCATCTATATTATCGGCACTTTTCGTTAACGGTGTAACCTATCTTCAAATTAGTTTGATGGGAAGGCATTTCTTATCGGTATTTCCGATGATTATCCTCACAGTTGCCGATATTGTGTGCATTTTGATTTGGGCCGTCTCAGCGCACAATTTGTATCAAAAACTCTATCCCCCGCATAAAATGCTTGTAATTTTCGGCAAAGGCTCGGCTGAAAGTCTGATAAATAAAATGAACACGCGTACAGATAAGTATGAAATAGCCGAAATGGTTAACATTGAAGATGGTATTGATAATGTGTTTGAACGCATAGTCGATTACGATTCGGTCATTATCTGCGATGTCAAAGCAGAAGCGCGCAACCGCATTTTGAAGTACTGTTTTGATAATTCTATCCGTACGTATTTGACCCCTAAAATTTCGGATACCATTGTACGGGGAGCTACGGAGAATCATTTGTTTGACACTCCCCTCCTGCTCTGCCGTAATTTGGGATTGACTTTTGAGCAGCAACTTATAAAACGGCTCTTTGATTTGCTTTTCGCATCCATCGCCCTTCTTTTGTGTTTCCCGTTTATGGTTTTAACTGCAATTGCAATCAAACTGTATGACCGTGGACCTGTTTTTTATAAACAGCTGCGCTTTACAAAAGACGGTAGAGTTTTTCCGTTATACAAATTTCGTAGCATGATTGTTGATGCTGAAAATCAAAGCGGTGCCTGCCTGGCTAGTAAAAACGATGTAAGAATTACCCCGATTGGGCGCTTTATCCGCAAACTTCGTATTGATGAGCTGCCGCAGTTTATCAACATTTTAAAAGGTGATATGTCTGTGGTAGGGCCACGCCCCGAACGGCCTGAAATCGCGCAGCAATACGAAGAAACAATCCCTGAGTTTCGCTTCCGGTTAAAGGTGCAAGCAGGGCTTACCGGTTATGCCCAAGTATTGGGCAAATATAATACTACACCATACGACAAATTAAAGCTAGACCTGATGTACATTGAGCGTTATTCTATTCTGCTAGATATCAAGTTGATTTTGATGACAATTAAGATTCTGTTTATGCCGAGCAGCACGGAAGGCGTGGATGAAGTTCCAAGTGATGAATGTAAACAAGGTGAGTTGGATGTTCAGGAAAGCCTTATAGAAAAATAA
- a CDS encoding glycosyltransferase family 4 protein has product MQKLKEIIIISSFVPGHNRSPVSVNKKMVQLCSYVFDKVTFITSNYPPEEIKELHSDKIKLKNINLNFNSNNILKTILNYIIMQIQIPKIVKKSLSDNSYIMFWLSGPMIIPFLYCKLKRLPIIGFLYGNSRYKSDHKNLFNYLKAALMKFIALNSDYICVESRGVARHWNIDFDKKQMNEIHLFVDTTRFKEMKPYIERKMIIGMCCRLVPSKKVLESICAFHLLKDDFPEMRLQIAGNGPLFNECQELIKVLGESDRIDLLGWIENQNLPIYFNEWRLLLNPTNYEGLPNSLIESMCCGTPSLSSIVGGIEDVIIDEKTGWKLEDSSPEGIAQSLKSILKTDNCIEISKAAREFVNKKYSYDSSLKNLRKFMDLLI; this is encoded by the coding sequence GTGCAAAAACTGAAGGAAATTATTATAATATCTAGTTTCGTACCTGGGCATAATCGTTCTCCTGTATCTGTAAATAAAAAAATGGTTCAACTATGTAGTTATGTATTCGACAAAGTTACGTTTATTACTTCAAATTATCCGCCAGAAGAAATTAAAGAATTACATTCAGATAAAATTAAACTCAAAAATATTAATCTCAATTTCAATTCCAATAATATTTTGAAAACAATATTGAATTATATTATTATGCAAATTCAAATTCCAAAAATTGTAAAAAAAAGTTTAAGTGATAATAGTTATATCATGTTTTGGCTTTCAGGACCTATGATTATTCCGTTTCTATATTGTAAGCTGAAGAGACTTCCTATAATAGGATTTTTATATGGAAACAGTCGCTATAAATCAGATCACAAAAATTTATTTAATTACTTAAAAGCGGCGTTAATGAAATTTATAGCTCTTAATTCAGACTATATTTGTGTCGAATCAAGGGGAGTGGCCAGACATTGGAATATTGATTTTGATAAGAAACAAATGAATGAAATCCATTTGTTTGTAGATACAACACGTTTTAAAGAAATGAAACCCTATATCGAAAGAAAAATGATAATTGGAATGTGTTGTAGATTAGTACCGAGTAAAAAAGTACTTGAATCGATTTGTGCTTTTCATTTATTAAAAGATGATTTTCCTGAGATGCGCTTACAAATAGCTGGTAATGGTCCATTGTTTAATGAATGTCAAGAATTAATAAAAGTACTTGGTGAGTCGGATCGAATAGATTTACTTGGTTGGATTGAAAATCAAAACTTACCAATTTATTTTAACGAATGGAGATTACTTCTGAATCCAACAAACTATGAAGGTCTGCCTAATTCTTTAATTGAAAGTATGTGTTGTGGAACTCCTTCATTATCTTCAATAGTAGGTGGAATTGAAGATGTAATAATAGATGAAAAAACTGGTTGGAAATTAGAAGATTCGTCACCAGAAGGCATTGCTCAGTCTTTAAAATCAATTCTAAAGACTGATAATTGTATAGAAATTTCTAAGGCTGCACGAGAATTTGTGAATAAAAAATATTCTTACGATAGTAGCTTGAAGAATTTACGCAAATTTATGGATCTATTAATTTAA
- a CDS encoding ABC transporter permease, producing MVKRIEENIKVFLKYSTLLKELVIRDIKVRYRKSVLGLLWTVLNPLLMMVVITIVFSTIFKQNIPNFPIYYLSGSLIFSFNSESTSNAMYAIIGNASLIKKVYIPKYLFPLSKTVSGLVNLGFSFIAMVFVMIITNAPFYPTLLLLPIPIVYTFIFSTGLGLFLGAFAVYFRDICHFYGVFILAWTYLTPIFYPVEILPPTVLTLMKLNPMYHYVGYFRDLILYGIVPGMRTNFYCIVISLITFIVGVIVFYKKQDNFVLYI from the coding sequence TTGGTTAAAAGAATTGAAGAAAATATAAAAGTTTTTTTAAAATACAGTACATTATTAAAAGAATTAGTAATTAGAGACATTAAAGTTCGTTACAGAAAATCAGTATTGGGGCTGTTATGGACAGTTCTAAATCCTTTATTAATGATGGTAGTTATCACAATAGTTTTTTCTACTATTTTTAAACAAAACATACCCAATTTCCCCATATATTATTTGAGCGGCTCGTTAATTTTTTCTTTTAACTCAGAATCTACCAGTAATGCAATGTATGCTATTATTGGTAATGCATCGCTTATAAAAAAAGTTTATATTCCCAAATATCTATTCCCGTTATCTAAGACAGTATCGGGTTTGGTTAATTTGGGTTTTTCTTTTATAGCTATGGTTTTTGTAATGATTATTACTAATGCACCTTTTTATCCAACACTACTCCTGCTACCCATTCCTATTGTCTATACTTTTATTTTTTCCACAGGTTTGGGACTTTTTTTGGGTGCTTTTGCAGTTTATTTTAGGGACATTTGCCATTTTTATGGAGTATTTATTTTAGCTTGGACTTATCTCACTCCAATATTCTATCCTGTTGAAATTTTGCCTCCTACAGTATTAACACTTATGAAGTTAAATCCGATGTACCATTATGTAGGATACTTTAGAGATTTAATTCTTTATGGTATAGTTCCTGGCATGAGAACAAATTTTTATTGCATTGTTATTTCCCTTATTACATTTATTGTTGGTGTAATAGTATTTTATAAAAAACAAGATAATTTTGTCTTATATATTTAG
- a CDS encoding ABC transporter ATP-binding protein, which translates to MIRVDNISMLFNMSTERVDNIKEYVVRLFKGNLHFQQFWALQNISFHLDKGDALGIVGLNGSGKSTLLKLIAGVLKPTKGSIAIYGNIAPLIELGAGFDADLSARENIFLNGAILGYSHDYMEKRFDSIIKFAELENFIDIPIKNYSSGMTARLGFAIATMNQPDILILDEVLAVGDYKFQEKSFARTKEIIDKGATVLFVSHSIDQVQKLCNKALWLEKGQIKMLGDSKTVCEAYSRI; encoded by the coding sequence ATGATTAGGGTCGACAATATTTCTATGCTATTTAATATGAGCACAGAACGTGTGGATAATATAAAAGAATATGTTGTTCGTTTATTCAAAGGTAATTTACATTTTCAGCAATTTTGGGCATTGCAAAATATATCTTTTCATTTAGATAAAGGAGATGCATTGGGAATTGTTGGGCTAAATGGTTCCGGAAAGAGTACACTGTTAAAATTAATAGCTGGAGTTTTAAAGCCAACTAAAGGCTCTATAGCAATATATGGAAATATTGCTCCTCTTATTGAACTGGGGGCTGGTTTTGATGCTGATCTATCTGCTAGGGAAAATATCTTTTTGAATGGTGCAATTCTAGGGTATTCACATGATTATATGGAAAAAAGGTTCGATAGCATAATTAAATTTGCAGAATTAGAAAACTTTATAGATATACCAATAAAAAACTATTCTTCAGGGATGACCGCTCGTCTTGGATTTGCCATTGCAACAATGAACCAACCCGATATTCTAATTTTAGATGAAGTATTGGCAGTAGGAGATTATAAATTTCAAGAAAAAAGTTTTGCAAGAACAAAAGAAATCATAGATAAAGGTGCTACTGTTCTTTTTGTCTCCCATTCAATAGATCAGGTACAAAAATTATGCAATAAAGCACTTTGGTTAGAAAAAGGTCAAATAAAAATGTTAGGAGATTCTAAAACAGTGTGTGAAGCATATTCAAGAATATAA
- a CDS encoding glycosyltransferase: MEKLKLLFVITQFYKGGAEIALLNLFKSLSPDCYEVDFLIFDQIEIKSAVSLIPQLPKWINVCNAAQNEGNTAYLKKAITKIYRKLTKRQLYRKNAYNFVNKEHYDYAFSYGEWMSPEFVATKVNADYKAVWIHTDIDKAQFVDDKILFGWDKHFKGYIFVSNLSKKSAINKYPFLYNRSHVIHNMCDDLKIIEKSRESLNFKIEPNIPVLLTVANVRPEKNHIRQIEAMKLLKEQGIDFIWLNIGCAANPFLKHRIDNLIKTYKLENRFLFLGAQSNPYKYMVHSDAVCVLSDFESWSIVITEAKILGIPVIATKTSGAVEQLENGRTGVLCNFSVEDISKKIKVFLMHSEFKSKIHSNVQGFTTKQAVLLEFENFVFKRN; this comes from the coding sequence ATGGAAAAATTGAAGTTATTGTTTGTAATTACTCAATTCTATAAAGGTGGAGCAGAGATAGCACTATTAAATTTATTTAAATCGCTTTCGCCCGATTGCTATGAAGTTGATTTTCTAATATTTGACCAAATTGAAATAAAATCTGCAGTTTCTCTAATACCTCAACTTCCCAAGTGGATAAATGTATGCAATGCTGCGCAAAATGAGGGGAATACTGCTTATCTAAAAAAAGCAATAACTAAAATATATCGTAAACTAACCAAAAGACAGCTTTATAGAAAAAATGCCTATAACTTTGTGAATAAAGAACATTATGATTATGCTTTTTCATATGGAGAATGGATGTCTCCGGAATTTGTTGCTACGAAAGTAAACGCTGATTATAAAGCTGTATGGATACATACCGATATTGATAAAGCGCAATTTGTAGATGATAAAATATTGTTTGGATGGGATAAACATTTTAAAGGATACATTTTTGTATCTAATTTGTCAAAAAAGAGTGCAATTAATAAATATCCGTTTCTATATAATCGATCTCACGTAATTCATAATATGTGTGATGATTTAAAAATAATAGAAAAGTCTAGAGAATCTTTGAATTTTAAAATAGAACCCAATATTCCTGTTTTACTTACCGTTGCAAATGTAAGACCTGAGAAAAATCATATTCGTCAAATTGAAGCGATGAAACTTCTGAAAGAGCAGGGTATAGATTTTATTTGGTTAAATATTGGATGCGCTGCCAATCCCTTTCTAAAACACAGGATAGATAATCTTATAAAAACATATAAGCTTGAAAATAGATTTTTGTTTTTAGGAGCTCAATCCAATCCATATAAATATATGGTGCATAGTGATGCCGTTTGCGTACTTTCAGATTTCGAATCTTGGTCAATTGTAATAACGGAAGCAAAAATACTAGGCATTCCCGTAATAGCAACAAAAACCTCTGGTGCTGTGGAACAATTGGAGAATGGGCGAACAGGAGTCCTGTGTAATTTTTCCGTCGAGGATATTTCAAAAAAGATAAAGGTATTCTTAATGCACTCAGAATTTAAGAGCAAAATACATAGTAATGTTCAGGGGTTTACAACTAAGCAGGCAGTTTTACTAGAATTTGAAAATTTTGTTTTCAAAAGGAATTAA